The sequence GCCTTCAGCCGCAAAATATTTTTCCGAAGATAACGAAGCCAACAATTCTTCGGCAAAACGAAAATATTTTTCGCCCTGATTTTCCGGTAAAAATTGAGCTAATTCCAATAATGCCGAAGCCATGATTGCTGCTGCCGATGCATCTCTATGCGTGTTCGGACTGTTCGACGCATCGTAGTCCCAGTAGGGAACTTTATCCGCCGGGAGATTTTTGTGGTCAATGATGAAATCAGCAATTTTTGTTGCCTGCTCCAGATAAGCAAGATTTTTTGTCTCGCGAAATGCCATCGTAAAACCGTACAATCCCCAGGACTGGCCTCGTGCCCAGGCAGAGCTGTCTGCCAGACCCTGATGCGTGTTCCGGGCGACGACCTGACCCGTCAGAGTATCGTAACTTAAAACGTGAAAACTGCTGTTATCGGGGCGAAAGTGATTTTTTAGCGTTGTATTTGCGTGCGAAACTGCAATTTGATAAAAAGTCGAATCGCCCGTTTCCTTCGCAGCCCAGAAAAGAAGTTCCAGATTCATCATATTGTCAATGATCACAGGAAATTCCCAGCGAGAGTTGTTCCATGATTTAATACAGCCAACTTTCGGATTAAATCTTGTTATCAATGATTTAGCTGATTGGATCAAAATTGGCTTAAATTTTTCATCGCCGGTAAATTTCAAGCCGTTTCCGTAGCTGCAGAACATCATAAAACCGACATCGTGAGAGCCGGTATTGAACTGCTCCGGCTCCAGCAGTGCCGTTTCACGCATGGCAGCCTGAAGAAATTTTTTGTCTTTGGTGTAATCATAAACATACCACAAAATTCCGGGGAAAAAGCCGCTGGTCCAGTCGCTGGACGGCACTAACCGCAGGTTTCCGTCCAGATTTACAGTTCGCGGCAGCAAATTCGTGTCTTTTACTGCTTCGTACATTTTCATGGTTTTTGCCGCAATCGTCTCCAAGCGCGCGCGGGCTGTTTGTGCGTTGAAAGCATCATTCGAGTCCTTGGTACAAGTTAAAACTGCCGCGAAAATGATCATTAAAAAGAAGACAGAAAAAGATCGAGAAAATCTATTTTTTGGTAATTGTGTTTTCAAAGTTTCTCCTTCTTTCTTCGTTTTATATGGGCGCAATTCCGAAAAGTTGGTAATCGATTAAGTAATAAATCTAAATCAAAACTGCTGAAGCAGTTAACTATTTATTTTTTATTTTGTCGAAATCCTGTATTTCACCTCTCGCTCAAATCCTTGTTCCGGCGGCAAAATTTTCAACAAGATCGGATAACAGCGCACTGCCGGATAGACTGCCCAATACTTTTCCGCGTCTTTGCCCAATTCAATTTCCGCTTCGCCAGCCAAAAGTTCAAACACAAAAGTTCTTCCTTTTCCGGAAATTTCAATCCTCTGCTCATCTACTTTTCTGAATTCCGTCCCCTGCTCAAAAACAAATGGCTCCACAACTGCCACTTCCGGTTTGACGCTGTGGTAGCGCAACTTTACGATGTGAACGATTTTATCATCGTAAAACTCATGCGTCCATTGATAGGCAACGCCGCCGGGGAAAAGAAATTTGTCGCATAATTCGCCGTTTGTCGTTACTGCCACGGTCGCGCCATTCTCGTTTTTTTCAAAAGAAAGTCTGCCGTCAAATTCGTACAAATTGGTGAAATAGCCATTTTCATTCTCAAATTCAATGCGCGGGGTCAGAGGTTTTATTTCTCCCACATCAGGAAAGTGCATCGGCTCCCAGCGACGATATTCTGTCTGGCTGGAAATCTGCAAAGGCCCGAAACCCTCGGCCCACAGATGCGATATCGAACCTCCTGCCGGGCGATGCATGTATTTGGATTTTTCTTTTCTTTTCAAATCTTTGTAATTGTAGGCAGTGACGGTCGCCATGAAATTTTTTGTGCGAGTAACAATCACATTCATGCTTGGAAAATAACGCACCATGCCAACATTTTCAGAGGGGAGATTTTGCAATTCTATTTTGTCATTGTCGGCAATTTCTGTTGCCATCGCCAGATTTTTTGCCCGCATGACAGTGGGATAAACGCACGGAGGATCAGCAAAAATTTCCCAGTACTGCGGTCCATAACCAATAATGCCATTTTTCATGCAGGATTTAAGAAAACGCAAGTTTTTAATTGCCGCAGCCGGATAGCGAGAATCTTCTGCGGCGAAAAGCGTAAACAAAATTTGACACCCATCCGCAGTGGCGCTCCCGAACATTGTCCACTTGTTCGATCGAATGCCCCAGGAACCATCAATCGCGCCGTTGGGATAAACAAAATAAAGGTGATTTTGCAGCGACTGCTTCACTTTTTCTTCGACAACTTTGTCGCCAGTCAGCCGGGCGTACAAGCCGAGCCCCCAGAGCGACATGTCCATTTCATAGCCGATGTCAGCGCCATATTTGTTGCCGTAAATCCTGCCGCCTTCCGCATTAATAAAGCCGTCCTCGTTCATTTTAGCAATTACCTGATGCGCCAGTTTTTTTGCTTTTTCAAGATAAATTTTATCGGGAAAATATCTGTACATCGTCGATAGTGAAGCAGTTGTCGTCGCGCAATAATTGATGCTGGCAAATTGTGGTGACATTACTTTTACCAAATAACGTGCTGCCGCACGACAGGCGTGTTCCCAGCGGCGTTGTTCCGCTTCCGACATTTCATTTTTCAAAATCTGATAAGCCGAAACCATCATCAGCAACTGGTCTGTGGTCGTGCCGGTCCATTCTTCCGGAGTTTCTTGCCAGGATCCGTCCGGCTGCTGCTGGTCGATGAGCCAATCGCCCAAATTTTTCGCCGCACTGAGATATTTTTTGTCGCCGGTCTCTTTGTAAATAACGGCAAAAGGATAAACTGCCTCCGCTGCCCGGGTGTGCAAAACATCGCACGATGGGCATTGCAGCGCGCCAAAATTTGTATCGCGTGAATCACTGATCTGCAAGTTTATCAGCGCCGCAGTCAATTCTCTCAGTGTCGTCAGATATTCTTTTTTGAGATTTATTTTTTCCCGAGTACCATTGCCGCATGACAATGTCAGCAAAAAAGAGAAAAGGACAAGAGAGAAAACAGTTCTTTTTTTCTTGGAAATGCTTTGCCTCAAAAACATAGATCTCATGTTGTTTAATGAACATTTTCCAGCGAATTAACGATTTCTACACATTTCAAAAAATTGATGAGATTTAAGCGTTAGCTTTTTATCCCTGAAATTAATTGAGTGATAAAATATTTACGGATTAAATCCAGCGACAAAAGTGAACCGCACCTGGAAGGTGCAGCACACTTTAATGCCATCATATTTCTATCGCAGAAATTGCTTTGCGCTCACCTCAATT is a genomic window of Calditrichota bacterium containing:
- a CDS encoding glucuronyl hydrolase, yielding MIIFAAVLTCTKDSNDAFNAQTARARLETIAAKTMKMYEAVKDTNLLPRTVNLDGNLRLVPSSDWTSGFFPGILWYVYDYTKDKKFLQAAMRETALLEPEQFNTGSHDVGFMMFCSYGNGLKFTGDEKFKPILIQSAKSLITRFNPKVGCIKSWNNSRWEFPVIIDNMMNLELLFWAAKETGDSTFYQIAVSHANTTLKNHFRPDNSSFHVLSYDTLTGQVVARNTHQGLADSSAWARGQSWGLYGFTMAFRETKNLAYLEQATKIADFIIDHKNLPADKVPYWDYDASNSPNTHRDASAAAIMASALLELAQFLPENQGEKYFRFAEELLASLSSEKYFAAEGENQNFILKHCTGNKPRNSEVDVPLIYADYYYTEALIRYLKFYGEKN